A window of the Gossypium hirsutum isolate 1008001.06 chromosome A05, Gossypium_hirsutum_v2.1, whole genome shotgun sequence genome harbors these coding sequences:
- the LOC107905533 gene encoding protein FD, which yields MEEVWKDISLASLSDHPVDSILSTRTKNPNFPSMILLDFLATPINKEPPTPRTSGVSSNDTSSTEGPAPFVPGTILSLKSGFGSACRCTESADPIRPNLEVNARAGVPAAPSFSSSHNSGFRGFSSPEAFPSFCTKRAPESSENSNDRRRKRMMKNRESAARSRARKQAYTSELELEVAHLQEENAKLRRQQEKILAARDQVPKKNTLSRTSTAPF from the exons ATGGAGGAAGTGTGGAAAGATATTAGTCTGGCTTCTCTAAGTGACCACCCTGTTGATTCCATCCTCTCCACCAGAACCAAGAACCCGAACTTTCCAAGCATGATCCTTCTGGACTTTTTGGCTACACCCATCAATAAAGAACCTCCAACTCCAAGAACATCAGGTGTCTCCTCCAATGACACATCTTCTACTGAAGGACCTGCCCCTTTTGTCCCCGGCACAATATTGAGCTTAAAATCTGGGTTCGGGTCGGCCTGCCGATGCACAGAGAGTGCTGACCCCATAAGGCCAAACCTAGAGGTCAACGCTCGTGCCGGTGTTCCTGCGGctccatctttttcttcttctcacaATTCTGGTTTTCGTGGTTTCAGTTCTCCTGAAGCTTTCCCTTCTTTTTGCACAAAAAGGGCTCCTGAAAGTAGCGAAAACTCCAACGATCGGCGGCGTAAACGCATGATGAAGAACAGAGAGTCAGCTGCTCGGTCTAGAGCTAGAAAACAG GCATACACTAGCGAGTTGGAGCTTGAAGTTGCTCATTTACAGGAAGAAAATGCTAAGCTTAGAAGGCAGCAAGAGAAG ATATTGGCAGCTCGAGATCAGGTTCCAAAAAAGAATACTCTAAGTAGAACGTCAACAGCTCCATTCTGA
- the LOC107958205 gene encoding CO(2)-response secreted protease isoform X1, with protein sequence MIESNPSSDSNSMDAIIGILDTGIWPESESFNDETMGPIPLRWNGTCANGHDSSTFNCNKFVLQQKDNWSKIVRCWRNQVRTPRDMMGHGTHVAYTAAGVEVKDVSYYGLAAVTAKGGSPGSRLAIYQVFPSQNGSHGSTVLAAFDDAIADGVDVLSLSFGSSSFLEQEFINDPIALGAFPSVQNGITVVCSAGNDGPNPGSVVNSAPWILTVAASTIDRVFESDVVLGNNKVIKGTGINFANIQNSPVYPIIYAKSAKKSGVDENATRNCEPNSMDQEIIKGKIVVCDNEDSLYPQINKQDEVKKLGGIGVILIDDELRGVAFNFGTFPMTLISSKDGAKVLSYINSTKNPVATILPTTAPANYKPAPTIAYFSSGGPSTIPKNILKPDIAAPGVNILAAWIGNDTVQTLKGKDPPLYNVFSGTSMACPHVSGIAAAVKSRNPTWSPSAIRSAIMTTAVQTNNMKAPITTEKGTAATPYDFGAGEVITTGPLQPGLVYETTAIDYLNFLCYHGYNIATIKIMANTIPDGFTCPEESSIDLISNINYPSIAISNFDEKAGRRVNRTLTNVAGNVKMEDAKTVYNISIDAPAGLDVQVVPDKLHFSKFDEKLSYQVNFSAANPLKKDVFGSITWSNGKYKVRNTFAISSKSGSVALDKK encoded by the exons ATGATTGAATCAAATCCGAGCTCAGATTCAAACTCAATGGATGCCATCATTGGCATCCTAGATACAG GAATTTGGCCAGAGTCGGAGAGTTTTAATGACGAGACCATGGGTCCAATTCCGTTAAGATGGAACGGTACTTGCGCCAACGGACATGATTCCAGCACCTTCAACTGCAACAA GTTTGTTTTGCAACAGAAAGATAATTGGAGCAAGATCGTACGGTGCTGGCGAAATCAAGTCCGTACGCCAAGGGATATGATGGGGCACGGCACTCATGTGGCGTACACTGCGGCGGGAGTTGAGGTCAAGGATGTATCTTACTATGGACTGGCGGCTGTAACTGCCAAGGGTGGATCCCCGGGGTCAAGATTAGCTATATATCAAGTATTTCCCTCTCAAAACGGAAGCCATGGATCCACTGTATTAGCAGCATTTGATGATGCGATTGCTGACGGGGTTGATGTGCTATCACTGTCCTTTGGATCATCGTCATTTCTAGAGCAAGAATTTATAAACGATCCCATTGCCCTTGGAGCATTCCCTTCGGTGCAGAATGGGATTACTGTGGTTTGCTCCGCGGGAAACGATGGACCGAACCCTGGTTCGGTTGTGAACTCTGCACCTTGGATCTTAACTGTAGCCGCTAGCACGATTGACCGGGTTTTTGAGTCTGATGTTGTCCTGGGGAACAATAAAGTAATTAAG GGCACAGGTATTAATTTCGCCAACATTCAAAATTCTCCTGTGTACCCAATTATATATGCAAAATCAGCCAAGAAAAGTGGAGTAGACGAAAATGCAACAAG GAACTGCGAACCAAATTCGATGGACCAAGAAATTATCAAAGGAAAGATTGTTGTCTGTGACAATGAAGATTCATTGTATCCACAGATAAATAAACAAGATGAAGTGAAGAAACTTGGAGGTATTGGGGTAATCTTGATTGACGATGAATTAAGAGGCGTCGCATTCAATTTCGGTACATTTCCAATGACTCTGATCAGTTCAAAAGATGGTGCTAAGGTTCTCTCCTACATCAACTCAACAAA AAATCCAGTTGCCACGATCTTGCCTACGACAGCACCAGCAAATTATAAACCGGCACCTACTATAGCATATTTCTCATCTGGAGGCCCTTCCACCATCCCAAAGAATATTCTCAAG CCTGATATCGCAGCACCTGGAGTGAATATTCTTGCAGCATGGATAGGGAATGACACGGTTCAGACACTAAAAGGCAAAGACCCGCCACTGTATAATGTGTTCTCAGGAACTTCCATGGCATGTCCTCATGTTTCCGGGATTGCCGCGGCAGTTAAATCAAGAAACCCTACATGGAGTCCCTCCGCAATCAGGTCAGCCATTATGACAACAG CGGTTCAAACAAATAATATGAAAGCCCCAATTACGACCGAGAAAGGTACAGCAGCAACGCCTTATGATTTTGGTGCAGGAGAAGTAATCACCACAGGACCATTGCAACCTGGTCTAGTTTACGAGACTACTGCTATTGACTACCTGAATTTCCTATGCTACCATGGTTATAATATAGCTACGATAAAAATTATGGCCAACACTATCCCAGATGGGTTTACATGCCCAGAGGAGTCAAGCATTGATCTTATATCCAACATCAATTATCCATCAATAGCAATTTCCAATTTTGATGAAAAAGCAGGCAGGAGAGTGAACAGAACCCTTACAAACGTTGCCGGAAATGTCAAAATGGAAGATGCTAAAACAGTGTATAACATAAGCATTGATGCACCTGCAGGTCTTGATGTTCAAGTGGTCCCAGATAAACTGCACTTCAGTAAATTTGATGAAAAGTTATCGTATCAAGTGAATTTCTCAGCCGCAAATCCGCTCAAAAAAGATGTATTTGGATCCATAACATGGTCGAACGGAAAATACAAAGTCAGAAATACATTTGCTATAAGCAGTAAAAGTGGTAGCGTAGCGTTGGATAAAAAATAG
- the LOC107958205 gene encoding CO(2)-response secreted protease isoform X2 produces MMGHGTHVAYTAAGVEVKDVSYYGLAAVTAKGGSPGSRLAIYQVFPSQNGSHGSTVLAAFDDAIADGVDVLSLSFGSSSFLEQEFINDPIALGAFPSVQNGITVVCSAGNDGPNPGSVVNSAPWILTVAASTIDRVFESDVVLGNNKVIKGTGINFANIQNSPVYPIIYAKSAKKSGVDENATRNCEPNSMDQEIIKGKIVVCDNEDSLYPQINKQDEVKKLGGIGVILIDDELRGVAFNFGTFPMTLISSKDGAKVLSYINSTKNPVATILPTTAPANYKPAPTIAYFSSGGPSTIPKNILKPDIAAPGVNILAAWIGNDTVQTLKGKDPPLYNVFSGTSMACPHVSGIAAAVKSRNPTWSPSAIRSAIMTTAVQTNNMKAPITTEKGTAATPYDFGAGEVITTGPLQPGLVYETTAIDYLNFLCYHGYNIATIKIMANTIPDGFTCPEESSIDLISNINYPSIAISNFDEKAGRRVNRTLTNVAGNVKMEDAKTVYNISIDAPAGLDVQVVPDKLHFSKFDEKLSYQVNFSAANPLKKDVFGSITWSNGKYKVRNTFAISSKSGSVALDKK; encoded by the exons ATGATGGGGCACGGCACTCATGTGGCGTACACTGCGGCGGGAGTTGAGGTCAAGGATGTATCTTACTATGGACTGGCGGCTGTAACTGCCAAGGGTGGATCCCCGGGGTCAAGATTAGCTATATATCAAGTATTTCCCTCTCAAAACGGAAGCCATGGATCCACTGTATTAGCAGCATTTGATGATGCGATTGCTGACGGGGTTGATGTGCTATCACTGTCCTTTGGATCATCGTCATTTCTAGAGCAAGAATTTATAAACGATCCCATTGCCCTTGGAGCATTCCCTTCGGTGCAGAATGGGATTACTGTGGTTTGCTCCGCGGGAAACGATGGACCGAACCCTGGTTCGGTTGTGAACTCTGCACCTTGGATCTTAACTGTAGCCGCTAGCACGATTGACCGGGTTTTTGAGTCTGATGTTGTCCTGGGGAACAATAAAGTAATTAAG GGCACAGGTATTAATTTCGCCAACATTCAAAATTCTCCTGTGTACCCAATTATATATGCAAAATCAGCCAAGAAAAGTGGAGTAGACGAAAATGCAACAAG GAACTGCGAACCAAATTCGATGGACCAAGAAATTATCAAAGGAAAGATTGTTGTCTGTGACAATGAAGATTCATTGTATCCACAGATAAATAAACAAGATGAAGTGAAGAAACTTGGAGGTATTGGGGTAATCTTGATTGACGATGAATTAAGAGGCGTCGCATTCAATTTCGGTACATTTCCAATGACTCTGATCAGTTCAAAAGATGGTGCTAAGGTTCTCTCCTACATCAACTCAACAAA AAATCCAGTTGCCACGATCTTGCCTACGACAGCACCAGCAAATTATAAACCGGCACCTACTATAGCATATTTCTCATCTGGAGGCCCTTCCACCATCCCAAAGAATATTCTCAAG CCTGATATCGCAGCACCTGGAGTGAATATTCTTGCAGCATGGATAGGGAATGACACGGTTCAGACACTAAAAGGCAAAGACCCGCCACTGTATAATGTGTTCTCAGGAACTTCCATGGCATGTCCTCATGTTTCCGGGATTGCCGCGGCAGTTAAATCAAGAAACCCTACATGGAGTCCCTCCGCAATCAGGTCAGCCATTATGACAACAG CGGTTCAAACAAATAATATGAAAGCCCCAATTACGACCGAGAAAGGTACAGCAGCAACGCCTTATGATTTTGGTGCAGGAGAAGTAATCACCACAGGACCATTGCAACCTGGTCTAGTTTACGAGACTACTGCTATTGACTACCTGAATTTCCTATGCTACCATGGTTATAATATAGCTACGATAAAAATTATGGCCAACACTATCCCAGATGGGTTTACATGCCCAGAGGAGTCAAGCATTGATCTTATATCCAACATCAATTATCCATCAATAGCAATTTCCAATTTTGATGAAAAAGCAGGCAGGAGAGTGAACAGAACCCTTACAAACGTTGCCGGAAATGTCAAAATGGAAGATGCTAAAACAGTGTATAACATAAGCATTGATGCACCTGCAGGTCTTGATGTTCAAGTGGTCCCAGATAAACTGCACTTCAGTAAATTTGATGAAAAGTTATCGTATCAAGTGAATTTCTCAGCCGCAAATCCGCTCAAAAAAGATGTATTTGGATCCATAACATGGTCGAACGGAAAATACAAAGTCAGAAATACATTTGCTATAAGCAGTAAAAGTGGTAGCGTAGCGTTGGATAAAAAATAG
- the LOC107961302 gene encoding GDSL esterase/lipase EXL3, with product MADQLNLFKEYIAKLKQLVGEEKKNFIIANSLYLVVAGSDDIANTYFVLGARKMQYDVPAYTDLMLNSATEFLKELYGLGARRIAVFSAPPIGCVPSQRTLAGGTETHCANEYNVAARLFNKKLSAELNTLRTSIPGGKFVYVDIYKPLLDLIDNPQKHGFKFADVGCCGTGNLEVAVLCNKWIPSTCTDASKYIFWDSYHPTEKASRALIIPLLPKYVNKFL from the exons ATGGCGGACCAGTTAAATCTCTTTAAAGAATACATAGCGAAGCTGAAACAACTTGtcggagaagagaaaaaaaatttcatcatAGCTAACAGCTTATATCTTGTCGTAGCCGGCAGTGATGACATTGCCAATACCTACTTTGTTCTAGGTGCCAGGAAAATGCAGTACGATGTTCCTGCTTATACTGATTTAATGCTGAACTCGGCTACTGAATTTTTAAAG GAACTATATGGTTTGGGAGCAAGAAGAATAGCGGTTTTTAGTGCACCACCAATCGGCTGTGTGCCATCACAAAGAACTTTAGCAGGAGGAACGGAAACGCATTGCGCAAATGAGTACAATGTAGCAGCTAGGTTGTTCAATAAAAAGCTATCTGCAGAGTTGAATACCCTTCGAACAAGCATTCCTGGTGGGAAATTTGTGTACGTAGATATCTACAAACCCCTCCTTGATCTCATTGACAACCCTCAAAAACATG GCTTTAAATTTGCAGACGTAGGATGCTGTGGAACAGGGAACCTTGAAGTGGCAGTCTTGTGTAATAAATGGATTCCATCTACTTGTACAGATGcctcaaaatatatattttgggaCAGTTATCATCCAACGGAGAAGGCATCCAGAGCCCTAATAATCCCACTTCTTCCCAAATATGTGAACAAATTCTTGTGA